Proteins encoded in a region of the Flavobacterium sp. PMTSA4 genome:
- a CDS encoding AsmA family protein, which produces MEKKKKHIIFRILKATGISFAILLLLMFLLPILFPGKIAEEVKTFANNKLEGELDFKEAKLSFFEHFPSLTLTLTDFSLKGSAPYKNETLLSAKDVSFGINLKSLIFDSKITIDKIFVFDANVNVLVNEKGEANYNVYKSETTTTETDSSTTSLRLDKIAIKNTHLIYNDKSAKILIDAKGFNYVGKGDLNEAIFDLYTEAKIDSFDFTYDGEQYLKNKKVNADLITQINTNSLAFVFQQNNLKINQLPVEFKGKFNFLSNGYDMDFEIKSEDSYLEDFFTALPPQYVTWLDKTKVKGKTDLALTLKGKYIVAQNLKPNLAFNMKIRDGFINNNKAPIPVSNIFLNFDTKLPQLDAEKLQVNVDSIFFNLNKDYVKAIIKSEGLSKPLIDARIESKVDLAQLDRAFGLGNMDLKGNLNATIRSKGIYDKKQNKIPVTKGTFNLKNGYIKTDYYPNPITNINVTANILDQKGNLDDLKIDITPASFEFEGKPIYVHAKLQNFNNIAYDIKAKGELNIGKIYKVFSQKGLDLEGIVNADVTFKGTQNDAVSGNYSKLQNSGTLSLQNINTTTEYLPKPFIIREGLFKFNQDKMNFDNFKATYGESDFVMNGALQNVIEFVLTDKAILKGQFNFNSNYINVDEFMSKQEVEKSTVDSTTTATGVIIIPSNFDLQLKAKASKINFDGLAINNLNGGLNINKGRLELKNASVEIIDCKVKMDAVYGNQTDEKAFFDMKVNAKDFDVKRAYNEIKLFHEIVTAAESAEGIVSLDYKLAGILDGNMMPIFPSLRGNGVLSVSKVKMKGFKLMNVVSRKTGKEGIANPDLSKVDIKTSIKNNIITIERFKFKVAGFRPRIEGTTSFDGQLNIKMRLGLPPLGIIGIPIKVTGTQDNPKVKLGKQTEDLQETEYEGEVPEVLKEETN; this is translated from the coding sequence ATGGAGAAAAAAAAGAAACATATAATTTTCAGAATCCTGAAAGCAACAGGAATTTCATTTGCAATTCTTTTGTTGTTGATGTTTCTGTTGCCGATACTTTTTCCTGGTAAAATAGCGGAAGAAGTAAAAACATTTGCAAACAATAAACTCGAAGGTGAATTGGATTTTAAAGAGGCAAAACTTTCCTTTTTTGAACACTTTCCATCCTTAACCTTAACCTTGACTGATTTTTCATTAAAAGGCTCAGCACCTTATAAAAATGAGACATTACTGTCTGCTAAAGATGTTTCTTTTGGAATCAATCTTAAATCTTTAATTTTTGATAGTAAAATTACTATTGATAAAATATTTGTTTTTGATGCTAATGTAAATGTTTTGGTGAATGAAAAAGGGGAAGCTAATTACAATGTTTACAAATCTGAAACTACAACTACTGAAACCGATTCATCTACAACTTCATTACGATTAGATAAAATTGCAATTAAGAATACGCATTTGATTTATAACGATAAATCTGCAAAAATTTTAATTGATGCCAAAGGTTTTAATTATGTTGGTAAAGGAGATTTAAACGAAGCCATTTTTGATTTATATACTGAAGCTAAAATTGACTCTTTTGATTTTACTTATGATGGTGAACAATATTTGAAAAACAAAAAAGTAAATGCCGATTTGATTACTCAAATTAACACAAACTCTTTAGCATTTGTATTTCAGCAGAATAATTTGAAAATAAATCAATTGCCAGTTGAGTTCAAAGGAAAATTCAATTTCTTATCTAATGGTTATGACATGGATTTTGAGATAAAATCTGAGGATAGTTATTTAGAAGATTTTTTCACCGCTTTACCGCCACAATATGTTACATGGCTTGATAAAACAAAAGTAAAAGGAAAAACAGATTTGGCTTTAACTTTAAAAGGCAAATACATTGTTGCTCAAAACCTAAAACCTAATTTGGCATTTAATATGAAAATCCGAGATGGTTTTATAAATAATAATAAAGCGCCAATTCCGGTTTCAAATATTTTCTTGAATTTTGACACTAAATTGCCGCAACTTGACGCTGAAAAACTACAAGTAAATGTTGATTCTATTTTCTTTAATCTCAACAAAGATTATGTAAAAGCAATTATTAAATCAGAAGGTTTGTCGAAACCTTTGATTGATGCTCGAATTGAATCAAAAGTTGATTTGGCTCAACTTGACAGAGCTTTTGGGTTAGGAAATATGGATTTGAAAGGTAATTTGAATGCTACTATTCGTTCTAAAGGAATTTATGACAAAAAGCAAAACAAAATTCCGGTAACCAAAGGAACATTTAATCTAAAAAATGGGTATATCAAGACCGATTATTATCCAAATCCAATAACAAATATCAATGTTACAGCCAATATTTTAGATCAAAAAGGGAATTTGGATGACTTGAAAATTGACATCACACCTGCAAGTTTTGAATTTGAAGGAAAACCAATTTATGTTCATGCCAAACTTCAAAATTTCAATAATATTGCTTATGATATTAAGGCCAAAGGTGAATTAAATATTGGAAAAATTTACAAAGTTTTTTCTCAGAAAGGATTGGATTTAGAAGGAATTGTCAATGCAGATGTAACATTTAAAGGAACTCAAAATGATGCTGTTTCAGGGAATTATTCCAAACTTCAAAACAGTGGAACATTAAGTCTACAAAACATAAATACAACGACAGAATATTTACCAAAACCATTTATTATTCGTGAAGGATTGTTTAAATTCAATCAGGATAAAATGAATTTTGATAATTTCAAAGCTACTTATGGCGAATCTGATTTTGTTATGAATGGTGCTTTGCAAAATGTCATCGAATTTGTGTTGACCGATAAAGCCATTTTGAAAGGGCAATTTAATTTCAACTCCAATTACATAAACGTTGATGAGTTTATGTCTAAGCAAGAAGTAGAAAAAAGCACAGTTGATTCTACTACAACTGCAACTGGAGTAATCATCATTCCTTCTAATTTTGACTTACAGTTGAAAGCTAAAGCATCAAAAATTAATTTTGATGGATTAGCTATAAATAATTTGAATGGTGGTTTGAATATCAATAAAGGTCGATTAGAATTGAAAAATGCTAGTGTTGAAATTATTGATTGTAAAGTAAAAATGGATGCTGTTTATGGCAATCAAACTGATGAAAAAGCATTTTTTGACATGAAAGTAAATGCCAAAGACTTTGATGTAAAACGTGCTTATAACGAAATTAAATTGTTTCACGAAATTGTAACTGCTGCCGAAAGCGCTGAAGGAATTGTTTCGTTAGATTATAAGTTAGCAGGAATTTTAGACGGAAACATGATGCCAATTTTCCCTTCACTTCGTGGAAATGGGGTATTATCGGTTAGCAAAGTAAAAATGAAAGGATTTAAATTGATGAATGTCGTAAGCAGAAAAACTGGTAAAGAAGGAATTGCAAATCCTGACTTGAGCAAAGTAGACATTAAAACTTCAATTAAAAATAATATCATCACTATTGAACGATTTAAATTTAAAGTTGCCGGATTCAGGCCAAGAATTGAAGGAACAACAAGTTTTGACGGACAATTAAACATTAAAATGCGATTGGGTTTGCCTCCATTAGGCATTATTGGGATTCCAATAAAAGTTACCGGAACGCAAGACAACCCAAAAGTAAAACTAGGCAAACAAACCGAAGATTTACAAGAAACTGAATACGAAGGTGAAGTTCCAGAAGTTTTGAAAGAAGAAACAAATTAA
- the deoC gene encoding deoxyribose-phosphate aldolase: MKQLDFLNTPRIDQVGIEDRISRITARSIKKESKLQGLYMALNMIDLTTLEGADTEEKVKQLCFKAQHLHDEIADLPSTAAVCVYPNFVKTAVNELKGTNLKVASVATAFPSGQSSAEIKLLDTKMAVDNGAHEVDMVISRGKFHSGEYNFVFDEIAMIKEACGKNVRLKVILETGEIGTLDRVRLASDIAMHAGADFIKTSTGKIKPAATLPVTLVMLEAIRDYYYNTGIMIGMKPAGGISNSKLALQYLLLVKETLGGKWLTNEYFRFGASSLANDVLMQIAKQKTGIYQSSDYFSKV; the protein is encoded by the coding sequence ATGAAACAATTAGATTTTTTAAATACGCCACGAATTGATCAAGTTGGTATTGAAGATAGAATTTCAAGAATAACAGCTCGTAGTATCAAGAAAGAATCCAAACTTCAAGGATTGTACATGGCGCTAAACATGATTGATTTAACTACTTTAGAAGGTGCAGATACCGAAGAAAAAGTAAAGCAATTGTGTTTTAAAGCACAACATTTACACGATGAAATTGCCGATTTGCCATCAACAGCTGCGGTTTGTGTATATCCAAATTTTGTGAAAACAGCCGTTAACGAATTGAAAGGAACCAATCTAAAAGTTGCTTCGGTTGCTACAGCTTTTCCTAGCGGACAATCAAGTGCTGAAATTAAGCTTTTAGATACCAAAATGGCTGTTGATAATGGAGCACACGAAGTAGATATGGTTATTAGTCGTGGTAAATTTCATAGCGGTGAATACAATTTTGTGTTTGATGAAATTGCTATGATTAAAGAAGCTTGTGGTAAAAATGTTCGGTTGAAAGTAATCTTAGAAACAGGCGAAATAGGAACTTTGGATAGAGTTCGTTTAGCTAGCGATATTGCCATGCATGCCGGAGCCGATTTTATTAAAACTTCAACAGGAAAAATAAAACCAGCAGCAACTCTGCCTGTTACTTTAGTAATGCTCGAAGCCATTCGTGATTATTATTATAACACCGGAATTATGATTGGAATGAAACCTGCAGGTGGAATTTCTAATTCTAAATTGGCATTGCAATATTTATTATTGGTAAAAGAAACGCTTGGCGGAAAATGGTTGACCAACGAATATTTTAGATTTGGTGCGAGCAGTTTAGCCAACGATGTGTTGATGCAAATTGCAAAGCAAAAAACAGGCATTTACCAATCGAGTGATTATTTCTCAAAAGTATAA
- a CDS encoding aldehyde dehydrogenase family protein, translated as MKKKHTIDFSSNWDLAPAPESTSHIKLKDTYDLFINGQFVKPKSGKYFDTINPANEKILAKVAEANEADVDLAVKAARKAYTSVWSKLSGKERGKYIYRIARIIQERAREFAVVETLNGGKSIRESRDVDVPLAAAHFFYYAGWADKLEYAFPNRKPKALGVAGQIIPWNFPLLMAAWKIAPALAAGNTVVIKSSETTPLTLYLLAEVIQEAGLPAGVVNIVSGAGVTGSHIVNHPDVNKIAFTGSTAVGKIIMKAIAGTPKKSTMELGGKAANIIFEDAALDQAVEGIVNGIYFNQGHVCCAGSRLYVQESVFDTVVQKLKDRMQSLRVGDPLDKNTDIGAINSKKQLETINKYLKIGVEEGAEMYQPTCDLPSKGFWCRPTLFTKVSQANRIAQEEIFGPVLAIQTFRTVDEVIEKANNTPYGLSAGVWTDKGSKIFNMTSQMRAGVVWANTFNKFDPASPFGGYKESGFGREGGLHGLEPYLKFD; from the coding sequence ATGAAGAAAAAGCATACCATAGATTTTAGTTCTAACTGGGATTTAGCTCCAGCACCAGAAAGTACTTCGCATATAAAACTAAAAGATACTTACGATTTGTTCATCAACGGACAATTTGTAAAACCAAAATCTGGAAAATATTTTGACACCATAAATCCAGCAAATGAAAAAATTTTGGCAAAAGTAGCCGAAGCCAATGAAGCCGATGTGGATTTGGCAGTAAAAGCAGCACGAAAAGCATACACTTCGGTTTGGTCAAAATTATCAGGAAAAGAAAGAGGAAAGTACATTTACCGAATAGCAAGAATTATTCAGGAAAGAGCAAGAGAATTTGCCGTTGTTGAAACTTTAAATGGAGGAAAATCAATAAGAGAATCAAGAGATGTTGATGTTCCATTGGCGGCAGCACATTTCTTTTATTATGCAGGTTGGGCAGATAAATTGGAATATGCATTTCCGAATAGAAAACCAAAAGCGCTTGGTGTTGCAGGACAAATTATTCCTTGGAATTTTCCTTTACTAATGGCAGCTTGGAAAATTGCTCCAGCGTTAGCAGCAGGAAATACAGTAGTAATTAAATCTTCAGAAACTACTCCGCTAACTTTATATCTTTTGGCAGAAGTGATTCAAGAAGCTGGTTTGCCAGCAGGAGTTGTAAACATAGTTTCTGGCGCAGGCGTTACAGGTTCACACATTGTAAATCATCCTGATGTAAATAAAATTGCTTTTACAGGTTCAACTGCGGTTGGAAAAATTATTATGAAAGCCATTGCTGGTACTCCAAAAAAATCAACGATGGAATTGGGTGGAAAAGCTGCTAACATTATTTTTGAAGATGCAGCTTTAGACCAAGCTGTTGAAGGAATTGTAAATGGAATTTACTTTAATCAAGGTCATGTGTGTTGTGCTGGTTCACGTTTGTATGTTCAAGAGTCGGTTTTTGATACTGTAGTTCAAAAATTAAAAGATAGAATGCAATCGCTTCGTGTTGGTGATCCTTTGGATAAAAACACTGATATTGGAGCTATTAATTCTAAAAAGCAATTGGAAACGATCAATAAATATTTAAAAATTGGAGTTGAAGAAGGTGCCGAAATGTATCAACCAACTTGCGATTTGCCATCAAAAGGATTTTGGTGTCGTCCAACGTTGTTTACCAAAGTAAGTCAGGCAAATAGAATTGCCCAAGAAGAAATTTTCGGACCAGTTTTAGCAATTCAGACATTCAGAACAGTTGACGAAGTAATCGAGAAAGCGAATAATACGCCTTATGGACTATCGGCTGGAGTTTGGACAGATAAAGGTTCCAAAATATTTAACATGACCTCACAAATGCGCGCAGGAGTAGTTTGGGCGAATACTTTCAACAAGTTTGATCCAGCTTCACCATTTGGTGGATACAAAGAAAGTGGTTTTGGAAGAGAAGGCGGACTTCATGGATTAGAACCTTATTTAAAATTTGATTAA
- a CDS encoding aldehyde dehydrogenase family protein yields MSRLEVLKTYKIYIGGSFPRTESGRYYPLKSNKKTIANMCLSSVKDFRNAVVAARNAQGSWSHRTAYNRSQILYRIAEVLEGRKAQFISELELQGVSKANAEKEVDLCIDRLIYYAGWCDKYTQMYSSVNPVSGSFFNFSVPEAVGVVAVFAPQKSGLLGLVTQIATIIAGGNTCVVLASEKLALCAVTFAEVLATSDVSGGVVNILTGNQDELLSVFASHKDVNSILYCGNDAEKIKKIQDLAIDNLKRVIIREDSNYYDEKFESPYLIFDFQETKTTWHPIEVIAGAGAGY; encoded by the coding sequence ATGTCAAGATTAGAAGTTTTAAAAACCTATAAAATATATATCGGTGGAAGTTTTCCAAGAACCGAATCAGGTAGATATTATCCATTAAAGTCGAACAAGAAAACTATAGCAAATATGTGTTTATCCTCAGTTAAAGATTTTAGAAATGCTGTAGTTGCAGCGCGTAATGCTCAAGGTTCATGGTCGCATAGAACGGCTTACAATCGTTCGCAAATATTGTATAGAATTGCAGAAGTTCTCGAAGGAAGAAAAGCTCAGTTTATCTCTGAACTGGAATTGCAAGGAGTTTCAAAAGCCAATGCTGAAAAAGAAGTTGATTTATGTATTGACAGATTGATTTATTATGCTGGTTGGTGCGATAAATATACTCAAATGTATAGTAGTGTTAATCCAGTTTCTGGAAGTTTCTTTAACTTTTCAGTTCCAGAAGCAGTTGGTGTTGTTGCTGTATTTGCACCTCAAAAAAGTGGTTTGTTAGGGTTGGTTACACAAATAGCTACAATAATTGCAGGTGGAAATACTTGTGTTGTTTTAGCATCAGAAAAATTAGCTTTATGTGCCGTTACTTTTGCTGAAGTATTAGCAACTTCAGATGTTTCGGGTGGTGTTGTAAATATTTTAACAGGTAATCAAGATGAATTATTATCTGTATTTGCCTCTCACAAAGACGTAAATTCAATTTTATATTGTGGCAATGATGCTGAAAAAATTAAAAAGATTCAGGATTTGGCTATAGATAATTTAAAAAGAGTTATTATTCGTGAAGATTCTAATTATTATGATGAAAAATTTGAATCACCTTATTTGATTTTTGATTTTCAAGAAACCAAAACAACTTGGCATCCAATAGAAGTTATTGCTGGCGCTGGCGCTGGATATTAA
- a CDS encoding type III pantothenate kinase produces the protein MLLAIDVGNTRIKSAVFEEDSLIERFDYFNSDFFEKTEFVLNKYQKIEFIVVASVGKLEKNDFLKFENHAKVFFVTRDLNFPFRNLYKSPTTLGIDRMVLSCGATLKYPNTNRLIIDAGTCITYDFVDENNNYLGGAISPGIRLRYEALHNYTAKLPLLKKQNPENIIGNSTQESIHSGIVNAVVFEIDGYIDYFKSQNANFIIIFTGGDTDFLAVRLKNTIFANSNFLLESLSQTFQYNQK, from the coding sequence ATGCTTTTAGCAATTGATGTTGGAAATACCAGAATTAAATCGGCTGTTTTTGAGGAAGATAGTTTAATAGAGCGATTTGATTATTTTAATTCTGATTTTTTTGAAAAAACTGAATTTGTTTTAAATAAATATCAGAAGATTGAATTTATAGTTGTTGCTTCTGTTGGAAAATTAGAAAAAAATGACTTTTTGAAGTTTGAAAATCATGCCAAAGTGTTTTTCGTTACTAGAGATCTAAATTTCCCGTTTAGAAATTTGTATAAATCTCCAACAACTTTAGGAATTGATAGAATGGTTTTGTCATGTGGAGCAACTTTAAAATACCCAAATACAAATAGGTTGATTATTGATGCTGGAACTTGTATTACTTACGATTTTGTAGATGAGAATAATAATTATCTAGGCGGAGCAATTTCACCTGGAATTCGTTTAAGATATGAAGCACTTCATAATTATACTGCTAAGTTGCCTTTATTAAAGAAACAAAATCCTGAAAATATAATTGGAAACTCAACCCAAGAGTCTATCCATTCGGGCATTGTTAATGCCGTTGTATTTGAAATAGATGGTTATATTGACTACTTTAAATCTCAAAACGCTAATTTTATCATAATTTTCACTGGTGGTGATACCGATTTTTTGGCGGTGCGATTAAAAAATACCATATTTGCCAATTCAAATTTTCTATTGGAAAGTTTGAGCCAAACATTTCAATACAATCAAAAATGA
- a CDS encoding tetratricopeptide repeat protein, whose product MRVIILITVILFSLNSNAQKIDCSLQTKEYQEFLKVKNYSDAFSPWEFVKDKCPSQSKEIYTDGIKIIQYKIDNTATPEEKEKLVRDLLSLYNKYNKNFPEITQDYEVYKGLALLENNIDAKDEIFQYFDNGFSKALDKVTSANAIFNYFKLLIEKNQNGDKSVSSDKIIEKYSLLSNQINNLFTKNPEERESYIAARKGVNSLANEFLNCDNLTSYYEKKMPQNQENEVWLQASLNTLSDKCSATPIFLAMAERYYALKVSSQSSSYLAIASLKNRKFDEAKKHYIESAELESDLTEKATKYYTLATGLFSGDKAKAKEFLLKSLEFNPKLGKAYLFLAQLYSSSASDCGKTPFEKKAVHYLAQQTVKKAAIADERLKSNVDIFIKNSSKESLSPKDISDAKMNGKSMTIGCWINEEIIFPSK is encoded by the coding sequence ATGAGAGTAATTATATTAATAACCGTTATATTGTTTAGTCTAAATAGTAACGCTCAAAAAATAGATTGCTCTTTGCAAACCAAGGAATATCAAGAGTTCTTAAAAGTAAAAAATTATAGTGATGCTTTTTCTCCTTGGGAATTTGTAAAAGATAAGTGTCCGAGTCAAAGTAAAGAAATTTATACTGATGGAATTAAAATTATTCAATATAAAATTGATAATACGGCAACTCCAGAAGAAAAAGAAAAACTTGTTAGAGATTTATTGAGTTTATACAACAAATACAATAAAAATTTTCCTGAAATAACTCAAGATTACGAAGTTTATAAAGGTTTAGCGTTGCTTGAAAACAACATTGATGCAAAAGACGAAATCTTTCAGTATTTTGATAATGGTTTTTCAAAAGCTTTAGATAAAGTTACTTCTGCAAATGCTATTTTCAATTACTTTAAATTATTAATTGAAAAGAATCAAAATGGTGACAAATCAGTTTCTAGTGATAAGATAATTGAGAAATATTCATTGTTGAGTAATCAAATTAATAATTTATTTACCAAAAATCCTGAAGAAAGAGAATCTTATATTGCAGCTAGAAAAGGCGTGAATTCTTTGGCGAATGAATTTTTAAATTGTGATAATCTGACGAGTTATTATGAGAAAAAAATGCCTCAAAACCAAGAAAATGAGGTTTGGTTGCAAGCTTCATTGAATACATTGTCAGACAAATGTTCGGCTACGCCAATTTTTTTAGCAATGGCAGAAAGGTATTATGCTTTAAAAGTTTCTTCTCAATCATCAAGTTATTTGGCAATTGCGTCATTAAAAAACAGAAAATTTGATGAAGCTAAAAAACACTATATAGAATCTGCCGAATTGGAATCTGATTTAACTGAAAAAGCAACAAAATATTACACATTAGCAACTGGATTATTCAGTGGTGACAAAGCAAAAGCAAAAGAATTTCTTTTAAAATCCTTAGAATTCAACCCAAAACTTGGAAAAGCTTATTTGTTTTTAGCACAACTTTATTCAAGTAGTGCTTCTGATTGCGGGAAAACACCTTTTGAAAAAAAAGCAGTTCATTATTTAGCGCAGCAAACAGTAAAAAAAGCTGCAATAGCTGATGAAAGATTAAAAAGCAATGTTGATATTTTTATAAAAAACTCTTCAAAAGAATCACTTTCTCCAAAAGATATTTCTGATGCAAAAATGAATGGAAAATCAATGACAATTGGTTGTTGGATTAACGAAGAAATTATTTTCCCTTCCAAATAA
- the lptC gene encoding LPS export ABC transporter periplasmic protein LptC, protein MSVSKKTYLLFLVLPFFGMISCESNFKEVQKMGLSEFTPSGEADSINLKYTDSGRIKAVLISPKMLDYSTVEFPFTEFPTGIDLTLYDANGKRTFVKANHASSFKGTDLIDLQGNVRISNENGDLLETEQLYFDQKNEWFFTQKKFKFTSPKGVSFGEGIDFSKDFKKVNSQRISGEIDKSE, encoded by the coding sequence ATGAGTGTTTCAAAAAAGACATATTTACTTTTTTTAGTACTTCCTTTTTTTGGAATGATTTCTTGTGAAAGTAATTTCAAAGAAGTTCAAAAAATGGGACTTTCAGAATTCACGCCAAGTGGTGAAGCCGATTCTATCAATTTAAAATATACTGATTCAGGAAGAATAAAAGCAGTTTTAATTAGTCCTAAGATGTTGGATTATTCAACGGTTGAATTTCCATTTACTGAATTTCCAACTGGAATAGATTTAACTTTATATGATGCAAATGGTAAAAGAACATTTGTTAAAGCAAACCATGCATCATCTTTTAAAGGAACCGATTTGATTGATTTGCAAGGAAATGTTAGAATAAGTAATGAAAATGGTGATTTGCTTGAAACAGAACAGTTGTATTTCGATCAAAAAAACGAATGGTTTTTTACTCAAAAAAAGTTTAAATTTACTTCACCAAAAGGTGTTTCTTTCGGTGAAGGAATTGACTTCAGTAAAGACTTCAAAAAAGTGAATTCTCAAAGAATATCGGGTGAAATAGACAAATCCGAATAA
- a CDS encoding hemolysin family protein: MEIGIIILCLILSAFFSGMEIAFVSSNKIYLEIEKKQDDFLGNILSKITQKPSKFIATMLVGNNIAIVVYGFFMGDLILKWFANLGFHFPELTTVLLQTTISTMVILMTAEFLPKVFFQIYANSFMKFFALPAYIFYQLFYYISSFMIWISDFILKRFFKTEGDQINLTFSKIELGNYISEQMNSVDDDDDVDTEIQMFQNALEFSGVKAREIMTPRTELVAVDLYSSVAELRKLFIETGYSKILVYQNTLDDIVGYIHSFELFKKPRSVKSIMIPVEFVPETIFIKDVMSLLTKKRKSVAIVLDEYGGTSGIVTMEDIVEELFGEIEDEHDQDEELVETQIDDVTYLFSTRLDVEYINQEYKLNIPESDSYGTLGGFIVDFASEIPQKGEKITIGNYQFIIEEATNKKIELVKLTIID, encoded by the coding sequence ATGGAAATCGGAATCATCATTCTGTGTTTGATACTTTCCGCTTTTTTTTCAGGAATGGAGATTGCTTTTGTTTCCTCAAATAAAATTTACTTAGAAATTGAAAAAAAACAAGATGATTTTCTAGGTAATATTTTATCAAAAATCACTCAAAAACCATCAAAATTTATTGCTACAATGCTAGTTGGAAACAACATTGCAATAGTGGTTTATGGGTTTTTTATGGGTGATTTGATTTTAAAATGGTTTGCAAATCTCGGATTTCATTTCCCAGAGCTAACAACCGTTTTATTACAAACTACCATTTCTACAATGGTAATTTTAATGACTGCAGAATTTTTGCCAAAAGTTTTTTTTCAGATATATGCTAATAGTTTCATGAAGTTTTTTGCGCTTCCAGCATATATATTTTATCAGTTATTCTATTATATTTCTTCTTTCATGATTTGGATTTCCGATTTTATTTTAAAAAGATTTTTCAAAACAGAAGGCGACCAAATTAATTTGACTTTTAGTAAAATAGAACTTGGAAATTATATTTCAGAACAAATGAACTCAGTTGACGACGACGATGATGTTGATACTGAAATCCAAATGTTTCAAAATGCATTAGAGTTTTCTGGTGTGAAAGCTAGGGAAATAATGACACCTAGAACAGAATTAGTTGCAGTTGATTTATATAGTTCAGTGGCTGAATTGAGGAAGTTATTTATAGAAACTGGTTATTCAAAAATATTAGTTTATCAAAATACGCTTGACGATATTGTTGGTTATATCCATTCTTTTGAATTGTTCAAAAAACCTAGAAGTGTAAAATCTATTATGATTCCAGTTGAATTTGTTCCTGAAACAATTTTCATCAAAGATGTAATGAGTTTGTTAACCAAAAAAAGAAAAAGTGTTGCAATTGTTCTTGATGAATATGGCGGAACTTCGGGCATTGTAACTATGGAAGATATTGTTGAAGAACTTTTTGGAGAAATTGAAGACGAACACGACCAAGATGAAGAATTAGTTGAAACTCAAATAGACGATGTTACTTATTTGTTCTCAACCCGATTGGATGTAGAATATATCAATCAAGAATATAAGTTAAACATTCCAGAAAGCGATTCTTATGGAACTTTAGGTGGATTTATTGTTGATTTTGCATCTGAAATACCACAAAAAGGAGAAAAAATAACCATCGGTAATTATCAATTTATCATTGAAGAAGCTACCAATAAAAAGATTGAATTGGTGAAATTGACGATTATAGATTGA